The following proteins are encoded in a genomic region of Pyrus communis chromosome 11, drPyrComm1.1, whole genome shotgun sequence:
- the LOC137708205 gene encoding uncharacterized protein isoform X1, giving the protein MSACKTLFRTSLSSVTSTLRTNRPTVSLLHSPSLRFSPLPPNQALRLAPYNVPSRPYASISSEAAAADFTDEAHSADSTLEPPENPTQDTVEELLRKKNDVARLMKMERRHESAHQIGGRWFPYLDKFSCGEGAVLNSGEVLEAVDPYIMDVRKEKFRKVVKNRSYGVCLVVEGLGDFGNVSAAFRSADALGFQSVHVVSCDSKRYRDNRHVSMGAEKWLDIEIWNSTAECFEVLKSRGYRIATTHLGTDAVSIYDMDWSCPTAIVVGNENRGISDEALALSDLHCSIPMKGMVDSFNVSVAAGLLMHHAVCDRTSRLGSHGDLTFEESQILLAEFSLRHSKSSISIAREYVKRKASLLTSKI; this is encoded by the exons atgagcgCCTGCAAAACCCTATTCCGTACATCTCTCTCCTCAGTCACCTCCACCCTCCGAACCAATCGACCCACCGTCTCTCTCCTCCACTCCCCCTCCCTCCGCTTCTCTCCGCTTCCTCCCAACCAAG CGCTCAGGCTTGCTCCGTACAATGTTCCTTCGCGTCCGTACGCTTCAATTTCATCCGAAGCAGCCGCCGCAGATTTCACAGACGAAGCTCACTCCGCGGACTCAACCCTAGAACCACCGGAGAACCCGACGCAGGACACCGTGGAGGAGCTTCTGAGGAAGAAAAACGACGTCGCGCGCCTCATGAAAATGGAACGCCGCCACGAGTCCGCGCACCAAATCGGCGGTCGGTGGTTCCCTTATCTCGACAAGTTCAGCTGCGGTGAAGGTGCTGTTCTCAACAGCGGTGAGGTGCTTGAAGCGGTGGATCCGTACATAATGGATGTGAGGAAGGAGAAGTTTAGGAAAGTGGTGAAGAATCGGAGCTACGGGGTGTGTCTGGTGGTTGAAGGATTGGGAGATTTCGGCAATGTATCGGCGGCGTTTCGGTCTGCGGATGCACTCGGGTTTCAGTCGGTTCATGTGGTATCCTGCGACTCCAAAAG ATATAGAGACAATCGCCATGTCAGTATGGGAGCGGAGAAATGGTTGGACATTGAAATTTGGAACTCTACTGCTGAGTGCTTTGAAGTTCTAAAATCGCGAGGGTATCGAATTGCCACAACGCATTTGGGAACGGATGCG GTGTCTATATACGACATGGATTGGTCTTGCCCAACTGCGATTGTAGTCGGAAATGAAAATAG GGGAATAAGTGATGAGGCCCTGGCTTTGTCAGATTTGCATTGCAGTATTCCGATGAAAGGCATGGTCGACTCTTTCAATGTTTCAGTTGCTGCAGGCCTTCTCATGCACCATGCAGTTTGTGATAGAACATCTCGCCTG GGTAGCCATGGGGATCTGACATTTGAAGAGAGCCAAATTCTACTCGCTGAATTCTCTCTGCGGCATAGCAAGAGTTCAATCAGCATTGCACGTGAGTATGTAAAGCGGAAGGCATCTCTGCTCACGTCAAAGATTTGA
- the LOC137708205 gene encoding uncharacterized protein isoform X2 produces MSACKTLFRTSLSSVTSTLRTNRPTVSLLHSPSLRFSPLPPNQALRLAPYNVPSRPYASISSEAAAADFTDEAHSADSTLEPPENPTQDTVEELLRKKNDVARLMKMERRHESAHQIGGRWFPYLDKFSCGEGAVLNSGEVLEAVDPYIMDVRKEKFRKVVKNRSYGVCLVVEGLGDFGNVSAAFRSADALGFQSVHVVSCDSKRYRDNRHVSMGAEKWLDIEIWNSTAECFEVLKSRGYRIATTHLGTDAVSIYDMDWSCPTAIVVGNENSCCRPSHAPCSL; encoded by the exons atgagcgCCTGCAAAACCCTATTCCGTACATCTCTCTCCTCAGTCACCTCCACCCTCCGAACCAATCGACCCACCGTCTCTCTCCTCCACTCCCCCTCCCTCCGCTTCTCTCCGCTTCCTCCCAACCAAG CGCTCAGGCTTGCTCCGTACAATGTTCCTTCGCGTCCGTACGCTTCAATTTCATCCGAAGCAGCCGCCGCAGATTTCACAGACGAAGCTCACTCCGCGGACTCAACCCTAGAACCACCGGAGAACCCGACGCAGGACACCGTGGAGGAGCTTCTGAGGAAGAAAAACGACGTCGCGCGCCTCATGAAAATGGAACGCCGCCACGAGTCCGCGCACCAAATCGGCGGTCGGTGGTTCCCTTATCTCGACAAGTTCAGCTGCGGTGAAGGTGCTGTTCTCAACAGCGGTGAGGTGCTTGAAGCGGTGGATCCGTACATAATGGATGTGAGGAAGGAGAAGTTTAGGAAAGTGGTGAAGAATCGGAGCTACGGGGTGTGTCTGGTGGTTGAAGGATTGGGAGATTTCGGCAATGTATCGGCGGCGTTTCGGTCTGCGGATGCACTCGGGTTTCAGTCGGTTCATGTGGTATCCTGCGACTCCAAAAG ATATAGAGACAATCGCCATGTCAGTATGGGAGCGGAGAAATGGTTGGACATTGAAATTTGGAACTCTACTGCTGAGTGCTTTGAAGTTCTAAAATCGCGAGGGTATCGAATTGCCACAACGCATTTGGGAACGGATGCG GTGTCTATATACGACATGGATTGGTCTTGCCCAACTGCGATTGTAGTCGGAAATGAAAATAG TTGCTGCAGGCCTTCTCATGCACCATGCAGTTTGTGA
- the LOC137709564 gene encoding UDP-glycosyltransferase 708C1-like, translated as MSNTAAPPPPPPPHIALLPSAGMGHLTPFLRVAAMLSSRNCTVSLITACPSVSAAESAHISFFLSQHPKVNHIEFQVISSPNPTTDDPFFLQFEATTRSVHLLYPSLAASSPPVSAIFSDFAVASSIASVAADLGVPNYSIFTTSCRFSCLMAYLPTLLSNPSCFASDLKEVNVPGITPLPIGSIPPPFKNPYHLFTSIIATNSRALSKSKGILMNTFEDFEPETLAAINSGMVLENLPPILPIGPLDTFEAKKEQDEDGDYLSWLDRQPAESVVYVSFGSRTAMSNEQIKELSDGLERSGYRFLWVLKTSKVDKEDKEDLKSLLGEPFLDRTKSRGVVVKGWGSQQDILEHAAIGGFVNHCGWNSVMEAAQKGVPVLAWPQHGDQSVNAEVVEKAGLGIWERSWGWGVGGVVVGGEEIGRKIVELMEDKKLRGLARKVGEDAKEATATGGKSQKVFNEVLEYLTQKN; from the coding sequence ATGTCAAACACCgcagctcctcctcctcctcctcctcctcacatAGCCCTATTGCCTAGTGCCGGAATGGGGCACTTGACCCCCTTCCTCCGCGTCGCCGCCATGCTCTCCTCTCGGAACTGCACCGTCAGCCTGATCACCGCTTGCCCTTCTGTCTCCGCCGCGGAGTCCGCCCACATTTCTTTCTTCCTATCCCAACATCCAAAAGTCAACCACATTGAGTTCCAAGTCATTTCCTCCCCGAATCCCACCACCGACGATCCATTCTTCCTCCAATTCGAAGCCACCACCCGCTCCGTCCACCTTCTCTACCCTTCGCTTGCCGCTTCATCCCCGCCTGTCTCAGCTATATTTTCCGACTTTGCAGTGGCTTCTAGTATTGCCTCAGTCGCCGCCGACCTCGGCGTCCCCAACTACAGCATCTTTACCACCTCATGTAGATTTTCCTGCCTCATGGCCTACCTCCCAACCCTTCTATCGAACCCTTCCTGTTTTGCAAGCGATCTCAAAGAAGTCAACGTCCCCGGAATCACTCCATTGCCTATTGGAAGCATTCCTCCTCCATTTAAAAACCCTTATCATCTTTTCACATCAATAATCGCCACAAATTCTCGAGCTttgtccaaatccaaagggatCCTAATGAACACTTTCGAAGATTTTGAACCGGAAACTCTAGCAGCTATAAACAGTGGGATGGTTTTAGAAAATCTCCCACCGATTCTTCCGATCGGACCGTTAGATACCTTCGAGGCCAAGAAAGAGCAGGACGAAGACGGAGACTATCTGTCATGGCTAGACAGGCAGCCGGCAGAGTCAGTAGTTTACGTGAGTTTCGGAAGCAGAACAGCCATGTCGAATGAGCAGATTAAAGAGCTCTCAGATGGGTTGGAGAGGAGTGGATATAGGTTTTTGTGGGTGCTCAAAACAAGTAAGGTCGACAAAGAGGACAAGGAAGATCTGAAAAGCCTGCTTGGGGAGCCGTTTTTGGACAGGACAAAAAGCAGAGGAGTAGTAGTGAAGGGGTGGGGGAGCCAGCAGGACATTCTCGAGCACGCGGCTATTGGCGGGTTTGTGAATCACTGCGGGTGGAATTCGGTTATGGAGGCGGCGCAAAAAGGGGTACCCGTGCTGGCCTGGCCGCAGCATGGGGATCAGAGCGTGAACGCGGAGGTGGTGGAGAAGGCAGGGTTGGGAATATGGGAGAGGAGTTGGGGTTGGGGGGTTGGAGGGGTGGTGGTGGGTGGGGAAGAGATAGGGAGGAAGATCGTGGAGTTGATGGAGGATAAGAAGCTGAGGGGTTTGGCTAGGAAGGTAGGGGAAGATGCTAAGGAGGCTACTGCCACTGGTGGGAAATCTCAGAAGGTGTTCAATGAAGTTTTGGAATATTTGACGCAGAAGAACTAA